Below is a window of Pelagicoccus albus DNA.
CAGTAGTCGAAATGAATGGTCCCTGCATTGAAAACCATTTCAAGCCTTGGAAATCCCAATACCCGATTTCCGACATTCGACTTCACCATTCTCGCTGGCAGGATATTCTTCCAAAACTCGGTCTATTCGATGGGATTCTGTTTCATGCCTTTCCGATGAACGAGGAAGAATTCGTCGAATACGTTCTCAATAGCGTAACCTTTGCAGAACACGCCTTCGAACCTATGGCTGCCCACCTGAAAAAGGGTGGAGTCTTCACTTATCTTACGACAGAAATCGATTCGATTAGCCGACGCCATCAAAGGGCGTTGCTCAAACATTTTAGCGAGGTCACCTACCGGCCCATTTCGCTGAACGTGCCTTACGACACCATCGACACTTGGTGGGCTCAATCCATGATCGCGATCAAAGCGACCAAATAGACCCCGTATGGATAAATCGCATACATCAGATCGGATCGCTGATCTTACGCCGAGCCAAAGAGAGGCTTTGCTGGTAATTCTGAAAAAGAAGCACCCGATAGGCCCTCACCGTCTCACCGCCTTCGTAACTCAAAAGAACAGCTCCGACCATCCCTCGAGCAAGGAGCTCCAGAAAATCCTATCGAGTCACCTTCCTCAATACATGGTACCCAAAGACTACCATGTTCTCGAAAAGCTCCCGCTCACATCCAACGGCAAGGTCGACAGGAAAGCGCTAGCCGAGTCGGCCAAAAAAGATCCTCGGACAAAAACAGTCGTCGATACCAAAAGCTCGCAAGAATCTAATCCGCTGAAATCGATCTGGGAAAAAGCCTTTGGCAAGAAAATCGAAGATGACGACGATTTCTTCGAGCTCGGTGGAGATTCCATCATGGCGATGCAAATCGTTTCCCATGCGAGGTCTGCAGGAATCGAGCTTCGGGTTACCGATCTGTTTCGTCATTCACGCTTCAACAGCCTAAGCGAAACGCTCAACCTTTCGTCGGCCCAACAGGAAAAAGCTGAGCAGCCCACGGCTATTGTATCCATTTTTCGTGACGTTCTAGGAGTTCCCGACTTTCAAGCGGATGACGATTTCTTCGAAGCCGGAGGAGATTCGATTACGGCAATCAGCCTCATTTCAAAACTGAGGGAAAGAGGTTTTTCATTCTCAGTGTCCAGCCTCTTCAAACATCCCTCTCCCAACAAACTGAAAGCTTCCATTTCCGCTGGGAACCAAGCCCAAGTCGCAATTCCAGTCGGCATCGAAGCCACTCTATCGAACTCCGAAACCTCTCACCTTCCACTCACACCCATCCAAGAGTGGTTTCTCGATCAAGATCTAGACTCCCCCGACCACTGGAACCAATCGGTTCTCCTGAAGATTGATAAGCAACGCACAGAGGAAACTATCCGCAATGCAGTACAGAGTCTGCTTGCGCGTCATGCATCACTTCGACTCGCCTTGTGCGAAGACAAAAAGCACCAGAGCATCAGAACTTACTCAGTTACCAACGACATCGTCGAAACTGTAGACGCCAGAGGCCTCGAAAAAAACGTACTTGATAAACTGATACAGACAACCGCGGACAAACTACACCCGCAGTTGAGTTTATCCGAGGGTCCTCTGCTGAGAGGTGCCATTTTTCAAACGGATCGCGAGACACTACTTCTTCTTGCAGTGCATCACTGGTCGGTGGATGCGGTTTCGTGGACGAGACTCCTTTCGGACTTAGAGAGTCAACTATCCAATCCAAGCACACCCTCCGAGCTCAACGCGGTTGGTGACTCTGAACTGAAAGAAGTTTTGTCCAACATCCCGAACCGAGCAAACAGAGCCTTGGCGGCCGAGGCTGAATTTTGGACAAGGCAGGACTATGCTAAATGCCCAAAACTCCACAGCGGAATTTCGCTCAAAAACCGAGAAGCAGACACCGCTAGCTTGAGTTTTCGACTAGGAAAAAGGGAAACCAAAGCAGTTCAAAACTTCGCATCGAAACACTACAGCAGCGTTCAATCCGCTCTTCTAGCTGCTGTATCCAAATCTCTAGTTGGTTTCATAGGTTCACCCAATGTCCTGATCGGAGTGGAAGGCCATGGACGTGACTTGGAAGATCCCAATACCAGCAGCGTCGTTTCTTGGATGACCAGCTATTTCCCGCTAGTTTTGGATCTGAGTCACTCAGAGGGTATTCAGGATTGCTTGAACGACGTACAATTCCAGCTGGATCGCATACCAGCAAAGGGTGAGAATTTCGGCCTCATCAGAACTCGGCTCAACACACGAGAGGGAGGGTCTAGGATTCCAGAGCCCGAGATCACGTTTAACTACTTGGGAAGACAGAGTGAAACTAAAGGAAACGGCACTCTGGAAATAGTTGGCCAAAACATCGGAGAAAACCGCGACCCGCAGAACCGACGCACCGCTCAATTCGAGATCAATGCTGCGATTCGGGATGACGAATTGGAGGTCAACTGGTCCTTCAACCCGATGCTTCACCCGAACAAGAGCATGGACGCCTTGCTGGTGGAGGTACGAAGTCATTTTCTGAGTCTGTCTTCGATGGGTGAATACAGAGAATCAGGCGAGGAACTTAGGTACGAAATTTCAGACATTCAACAAAGCTTGCTCTTACATCGCCTCGGCAACCCAAGAGACGACCAAGGAGAACTGAACCTATCCGGCGAATTTGTCGGCAGTCCAAATTCACTTGATCTCGAACAAGCTTGGAAAACGGTCTTTAGCACCCATCCCGCCCTCCGCTCCAGGCTCTCGGAAACGAAGGGACAGAGACCGGTTCAAATCATCGGTCCTACCTCTCAAGCCGAGATAACCCCCCTCGACCTAACTGATCTAGAGCAGTCAGACCAACAGCAAGAGCTTTCCAGAACGAAAGAAGATTTCTTCAGTCAAAGCCTCGATTTGGAGCACGGTCCGACCCAACGCTTGCTACTCGTCAATACGGCCAAAGACCGCCACCATTTCTTTTGGAAATGCCACCACCTATTTATAGATGGCTGGTCTAGCTCTATCATCTTGCAGGAAGTGCTTCGCTTGGCCAATGGAGCGGAAATATCGAAAACGGAGGAAGCGAACGAGGCCTTCTCAGAATACCAACGCTGGATTTCGTCTCGATCCAAGGCCAGCGCTTCGGCTTTTTGGAAAGACTATCTTTCAAATTGCTCTCCTTGTAATATCGGGACCACTACAACTGCAGGAAATCGAAGTCTCCAAAAAATCGACGTCGGGGCAGAGCAGCTACAAGCCATAAAATCTACTGCCAAGGAATTTCGTTCAACACCGAGTGCCATCCTGACCGCTGCCTGGGCACTCACCCTCTCGGCACTCAGCAATTCCTCATCAGTGGTATTCGGTTACACAATCTCAGGACGCGACATCGAGATCTCAAACCCGCAGGCAGTCGTCGCCAATCTAGCTAGCACCGTACCGATTCGGATCGATGTCGATCCTCGGGAGAACCTGCAATTTTGGGTTCAATCGGTTCTGAAGAATCAAGAAATGGTATCTCGATTTGCTTACCTTTCTTCCGCTCGCATCCTCGGTTCTTTAGAAAATGTCTCCCTCAACCTATTCGACACAACCCTCACCATTGCCAACTACCCATGGGTTGAGGAATCCGGCAAGGTTCGACTCGAAAACTTCAAGGGCGACTCCACATCTCTATCCCCTCTCTCACTTTCGATTGAGCTAGCAGACATTCTAAAGCTAAACTTCGACTTTGATACAGGAGCATTTTCGAAATCCGAAGTAGAGCATATACGCTTAACATTCCAGGAAGCCGTCGATAAACTGATTACTTTGAGACGACGTAGCGTGTCCCTCTATTTGCCGCAGGTATCTTCGGAATTTCTTTCTGAAACCCAACCTGGGACCTCTGCAACACCCGCCTCGAAAAGTATCAAAAATCCCCCTGCAATTGGTTCATCGGGAAAAGCAGATTCCCTTAACCCAACGGCCCGGGTGGCGAGTATCTTCGAATCGATACTGGATGTCCGCTCCTGCCATGGAACCGACGATTTCTTTGAGTTGGGCGGAACTTCTCTACAAGCAGTCAGGCTCTTTCGAAAAATTGAGGATGAATTCGGAAAACGACTTGCTCCGTCTGTGCTATTCACAAATTCAACCGTTACAGCGATCGCAAGCTTACTCGGAGCAGACGCACCACAATTGCCTTCCCTTAAGAATCTGGTGACGATCAGAAAAGGCGGAGACTCGGTGCCGCTCTTTCTCATTCACGCAGGTGGCTTGCAAGTCCTCTTCTACAGGGAACTGGCAAACAAACTAGACGCAAACCGTACTATTTACGGACTACAGTCAATCGGTCGAGACGGGTCAGAGCCACCCTGCAAGAGTATCCAAGAGATTGCGACAAGACACCTATCGGAAGTGGAAGCAGTCTATAGCAACGGCCCATACATTCTAGTCGGCCACTGTTTTGGGGCTGCCGTAGCAATCGAGATGGCGAAACAGCTGGAGGCAAAAGGGAAACAAGTACCACTCATCGTTTCCATTGATGGGGAATCCCCTCACCTAATTGGCGATGAAGTGAACGAGGAGGACAACATTCCCCGATACCAGAACTCATTCGAGAATTATCCCAGATTGCTGAGAGCTCCGCGGCGAATGGTCCGTAACGCCAGAAGGCTAATCAGACGCTTACGAGAATCAAGCAGGCGATACCTGAGCGATTCCTATAGGCAGAATGCAGAGCTGACAGAGTTGATGGAAAGTTCCGTAAAGATCGCCTTTAGAAACCATCGCACCAGTCCTTACCGCGGCCCGGTTCTCGCATTTCGCTGCAACGATTCTGACATTTACGCAAATCATGGTAAAGCGGATTGGCAGCGAGTAGCTCCAAACAGCGAAATGATTCAAGTGGAATGCAAGCACGCTGAAATACTAAAGGCTCCGCATGCGGCGATCCTTGCCGATTCCATCAATGAGAAACTGAAAAGCTTCTAAACTCGCTGAGCCTTTAGCAACTACTCGCTAGAACATTATCTCTTCCGCGTCGCACTTGCAGTCGTCGTCATCATCTGAGTCGAGTGGACCGTAGGTGTTAAGCGGATACCTGTAGAGTTTGCCTTCGAAATTCTTAAAGTGGATCGCCTCGTCATCGATCTTAGTGATGTACTGAGGATTGATCGGCACTTTGCCTCCTCCCCCCGGAGCATCGATTACGAATTGCGGCACTGAATAGCCCGTAGTGTGGCCGCGGAGCTGTTTCATGATCTCGATCCCCTTGCAAACGTTGGCCCGAAGGTGAGCGCTACCGGTGATTAGATCGCATTGGTAGATGTAGTAAGGCCGCACCCGCATGCGCACCAGACGGTGCACAAGAGCCTTCATTATGTCCGCGTCGTCATTTACGTCCTTGAGCAAGACCGATTGATTGCCGAGTGGAACTCCTGCGAAGGAAAGTCGTTCGCAAGCGTCCTTCAGAGTTTGAGTGCACTCTCTTGGATGGTTGGTGTGTATACTCATCCAAATCGGGCCATGCTTTTTGAAGATCTCGCAGAGCTCCGGCGTGATACGCTGAGGCAAAAAGACCGGGATGCGGGATCCTATTCGAATAAATTCCACGTGCTCGATAGCCCGAAGACGACCAAGCAAGTAATCAATCTTCTTGTCCGACATCAGCAATGGGTCTCCGCCGCTGAGCAACACGTCACGCACCTCGGGATGCTCTTCAATGTACTTCAGCCCAGCTTCGAACTCCGGATGGAAATTGTAATCCTGCGCGTTGCTAACAAGACGCGAGCGCGTGCAGTAGCGGCAATAGGCAGCGCAGCGGTCAGTAACCAAAAACAGCACGCGGTCCGGATAGCGGTGCACGAGGCCCGGGACTGGCGAGTGCCCGTCTTCTCCTACCGGATCAAGCATCTCCTCCGCTCCGACTGTCATCTCCCCTTCACGTGGAATGACCTGTTTGCGGATCGGGCAATTCGGATCGTCACGGTCGATCAGGTTGAAAAAGTACGGCGTAATCGCCATGGCCAGCTTCGTATTGGCATGCTCACAACCCGCTCGTTCTTCAGGGGTGAGTTCCATGTACTTCTCGAGTTGCTCGAGGGAAGTGATGCGATTTTTGAGCTGCCAAGTCCAGTTGTTCCAGTCGGATTCGGGGACATGTTCCCAGAGGCCTTGCCCTGATTGCCAGTGTGTTCGGTCTTCGGTGTATGGCATATTTTCGATTAAATTCGGAAGGATGAAAGGTTGGATTAGGCTGGAAGGCGCAACCCGAGTAGACGAGCTAACGCGATATTTACGATTAAGTCACAAAAAGGGATTGTAGCCCCACCGCAAACCAACTTTTGTCCCATCCTTAATGAACGACAGCCAGACAGGAGTACTAGCACTAGAAGACGGATCTGTTTTCCGAGGCGTAGCCTTCGGAGCGAAAAAGACGGTGGTTGGCGAAGCTGTTTTTAATACGAGCATGACCGGTTATCAGGAAATCCTGACCGACCCCTCCTATTACGGACAGATAATCACCATGACTGCGCCGATGATCGGCAACTATGGAGTCAACGAGGAAGACATCGAAGCCGACAAGCCTATGTGCACCGGATTCGTGGTACGCGAGCTAAGCCCTATCGCCAGCAACTGGCGTAGCACCGCCACGCTGCCAGAGTACTTGGAAAAGCACGGCATCCCAGGCCTCGAAGGCATCGATACTCGCGCCTTGACCAAGAAGCTACGTGTCTCGGGAGCGATGAAATGCTGCATCAGTACCGAGGATATCTCCGACGAGGAAGCCGTCCAGCGTGCTAAGGACTGGGAAGGCATCGTGGGAGCCGACTACGTGAAAGAGGTCACTTGTGCCGCGACCTACGTCTACGGCCCCAAAGAAGCTGGTTGGCCTTACAACCCGACTCGTTCCACAATCAGAAAGCCAGCCCGCGAACGTGAAATTTTCAAAATCGCCGCTCTCGACCTGGGAGCCAAGAAGTCGATTTTCCGCGAATTGGCCTTCCACGGATTCGAAGTCCACGTTTTCCCTGCCACTTCCACAGTAGAGGAAATTAAAGCCATCAACCCAGACGGAGTCTTCCTTTCCAATGGCCCCGGCGATCCAGAGCCCGTTACCTACGTGCACGAGACGGTTCGCGGCTTGATGAACGACTATCCAGTTTTCGGCATTTGTCTCGGACATCAGATCATCACTCACGCCATCGGAGCGAAGACCTACAAGCTCAAGTTTGGTCATCGCGGCGGCAACCAACCGGTCAAGAACTTCGAAACTGACTTCGTAGCCATCACCGCTCACAACCACGGATTCGCCACCTCAGAAGAAGGTCTGGCCGAGTGCGGTGCGGAAATCACCGAGGTCAACTTGAACGACAACACCATCGCTGGAATCAAGCTAAAGGATAAGCCGGTCTTCTCCGTGCAATACCATCCGGAAGCGGGCCCTGGCCCAAGCGACGCTAACCCGAACTTCGAAAAGTTCTACCAGCTGGTCGCTCAGTCTAAAAAGGCCTAGATTTTCCAGTAGAAGCATTTAAGCCACGGCGCGGTTCCTCGGGACCGCGCCTTTTTTGTGACTATGAACCGTGAAACGAATCGGTTCAAAGCTCACAACACCCTGTTCATAGAATTGTTTCAAAAGGACGCATGAATCGATTCTCATCATAACCAAACAAGCACTGAACAAGCCTTAAACTGATGCACAACAGGTATTTATTGATCCCAACCGCTATTTGAACAATTCTTGAACCATTTTTACGATTCAATATGAATCGCTTCACTGCATCATTTATCGTAATGCTTCGTATTAAATTTCAACCGAGACAGATATGGAGCAAAACAAAACAGACCTCGCTCAAGAGGAAGGCCAATTTGAAGTAGGAGCAGTTGCTCGCATGGTCGGGCTTTCGCCCAATACCTTGAGAACTTGGGAGAGACGCAGGTTTATTAAAGCGGCTCATAGAACCGCCTCCGGTCGCAGACGCTACACGCAGAGCCAGGTGGAGCAAATCGCTCTGCTGCGAAAGCTAACCGAAGCCGGCGACTCCATCGGCTCCATTGCCGAAATGCCCATCGAAGGACTCCGAAAGCGTGTTCTCGAGTTTCAGACAAGAAGTACAGAACACTCGGCAAACCAAACCAAGCTCGTCCGAATTTTGGCCGTCGGTCCGAAAGCCCTCCTCTGGACTTCGATCCTGCCCGAGAGCTTTCAGGCCTCTAGCGAAGCCAGAGAGACGCCGGATATAGTGATTTGCGAGCTCGGCTCCGACATAAACAGCTGCCGCCAAGACTTGGCCGTCATTCGCCACGAACATCCCAACGTTCCACTCGCAGTCATCTACGACTACGCCCCTCGCGGAGCGATCTCGGAACTCTCCAAGAAAGGGATTTTTTTGATCAATGCTCCCTGCTCTGCAGAGCTCATGGCTCACTACATCCATGCGGCCATCGCTGGCTCGTCGCACCAAAGCGCTGCAAACGCCCAACGGTCAGACAAGTCTCCAGACCGACTTTTCAGCGAGGAACAGCTCGCCTTGATTGCCCGCTCGAATCCAAGCATCAAGTGCGAGTGTCCGCACCATATCTCAGCACTCGTTGCGAGCCTAGTGTCCTTTGAAAAGTACTGCCAGCACTGCGAAATCGAGTCCCCCGAAGACGCGGAGCTACATACGCATCTGGGTAATGAGATAGCCAAGGCGAGAGGGATCGTGGAGAAGGCTCTGCTCTACCTCTGCACCAAAGACAACATTCCATACTCCACGGAGCCTGCGTCATGAAACCGCAAGTTGCAGTCATAGGCAGTGGCATCGCGGGGATGGCGAGCGCCTACTACCTCCGCGATCACTTCGATGTGCATCTATACGAGTCGGCAGACTACGTCGGCGGCCATACGAACACCAAGTTCGTCGCCAGCGGAAAAGGTGAAACGCCGATCGACACAGGCTTCATGGTCTTCAACGACCACACTTACCCCAACCTCATAAAACTCTTCGACGAGCTCGGCGTCAGCTCCTACCCGACTTCCATGTCGTTCGGTGTTCGTAACGTGAATACGGGTTTGGAATACTGCAGCAATGGCGGAAGCGGTTTCTTCGCTCAGCGTGCTCGCATCTTAGATCCCCGACAATGGAGCTTGTATTCGGGTATCAAACACTTCTTCTCACAAGCTCACCGGCTACTCGAGAGTGATATCTCACCTGAAATCACGATTGGCGACTTCGCGCAAGAATACGCGATCTCAGACAGAGCCATGGAAGATTTCGTCCTGCCAATGGCAGGAGCGGTCTGGTCCACGCCTCCAGACAAGATCTTGGATTTTCCGGCTAAGTCCATGCTGGGTTTCATGAAGAATCACCACATGCTTGGCATCGGAATCCAGTACCAGTGGAAGACTGTCAAAGGCGGCAGCGAACAATATAAGCGAAAGCTTCTGAACCAGCTGCACCGACCTCCGATGGTTGGATGCGGGGTCAAAAGCATCCACCAATCTGATACCGGATCGACCGTTCAACTAAGCGACGGGACAAGCAAAGCTTTCTCGCACGTAATCGTCGCCACGCACGCCGACGACGCCTTGAAGCTTCTCTCTAACCCGACAGAGCTGCAAGGCGAGCTACTGTCCCGCTTCGGATACAACCAGAACCACACCGTTCTGCACACTGATGAATCGGTAATGCCAAAGTCGCGCAACGCTTGGGCGTCTTGGAACGTATCCCATGAGAAGAGGGACGGTGAAACGCTAGCCTCGACGCACTACTGGATGAACAATCTCCAAGACATAGAGCCACTGGGGAATCACTTCGTCAGCGTCGATCCGCACCAGACTATCGATCCAGACAAGATCGTCTGGTCCACCCACTACACGCACCCTCGCTTCGACACGGCAGCGATTGAAGCTCAACCGAGACTCAAGCAGCTGAATGAGGAAGGATCACTTAGCTTCTGCGGGAGCTACTTCCGCAATGGCTTTCACGAAGACGCGCTCTGGTCTGCCCTCAACGCTGTTGAGTTACTGCTGAAACGGAAGGAGGTGCGAAGTGAAATCGCGGCTGTATGATTGCAAAGTATACCATTCTCGCAGCAAGCCCAAGAAGCACGCCTTCTCTTATCGCCTTTTCATGTTCTACATCGATTTGGACGAGGAGCAAACGCTCGAGAAGCGCTTCCGCCTGGTTGGATCCAGAGGTTGGGCTCCCTACCAATTGCGAGTCAGCGACCACTACGATGCGGAAAAGCCAAGCATCAAGGAGAACGTAATCCAGTTCCTCGAAGAAAATGGATTCGCTCGGAACCAGATCGGAACCATCGGGCTCCTCACCCACCTAAGAACATTCGGCCACATTTTTAATCCGGTCTCCTTCTACTTCGTGAAGACTCCCGAAGGCGATCCGCTTTGCTCCATCGCCGAGGTAGACAACACCTTCAACGAACAGAAACTCTTCCTGATAAAAGAGAGACGCTCAGATCGCTTCCAAGATGACCAAAGCAAGCTGTTTTACGTTTCACCGTTCAGCGATCTGGATACAGTATTTCACTTCCAACTCCAAGTTCCCAACGAAAAGCTCAAGATCAGTATCAACCAATCTGATACCGAATCGCGTCGGCCCTATTTTACCAGTTCCCTCAGCGGCGAACAAACCGAATTAAGCGACTGGAAACTCATCGCTTATAGTCTCCGATTTCCGGCTATCACGCTAGGAATCGTCTGGGGCATTCACTGGCACGCATTCCTGCTCTTTCTGAAAGGACTAAAAGTACGTCGAAAAGCGAGCCGGCCTGAACTGCAACAGGACAAACACATCTATCTCAAACCGCACAACCACTCCATCCACTGAAGCCATGCCTAGCCTATACCAAAACGTCGTCCTCAATAACCTGAAACAAGCGAGAGTCGGCTCAATCGAGGTGCATCTTCCAAATGGTGAGATCCACAAATGCGGGGCAAACGATTCCGCCAAATCAACGACTTTTCGTATCCACAATACTGAAACATTTAAAATGGTGGCCCTAAACAAAGGCATCGGACTTGGCGAAGCCTACCAGCATGGCTACTGGAGCAGCGACGACCTTTGCGGTTTGCTGCAGTGGTTCTGCGTCAACCTTCAGGACATCTCGCCAAACATCACTCCTGCTGCAAGCAAAGCCCTTTCTGGCCTGCTGGTCGCAGCCGACACTTTGACCCACTGGAGGCGTCGCAACACCATCGATCAAAGCAGACGCAACATCCACGCTCACTACGATCTCGGAAACGACTTCTACAAGCTCTTCCTCGATCCGACGATGACGTACTCGTCTGCCTTCTTCACGAGCGAAACCCAGAGCCTCGAGCAAGCCCAGGAGGAAAAGTACGACAGGATCTGCCGTAAGCTGGATCTTCAACCGTACCATCACCTGCTTGAGATTGGGTGTGGCTGGGGAGGTTTCGCCATGTACGCGGCAACCCACTACGGCTGTAAAATTACAGGCATCACCATCTCGGAAGAGCAGTTGAAAGAAGCTCAAAAACGGGTAGCCAACAGTCCGGTCCGCGACCGGATCGAAATTCGCTTCGCGGACTATAGAACGCTGGAAGGCAAGTTCGATCGTATCGCCTCTATCGAGATGCTGGAGGCTGTGGGAGAAAAATATCTCGGCCAGTACTTCGAACAAGTCGAACGGCTTTTGAAGCCCGAAGGGTTGGCGGCAGTCCAAGTTATCACCACGCCGAACCCAATCTACAAAGGTTACCGCAAACGTGTAGACTGGATACAGAAACACATTTTCCCCGGTTCACACCTGCCCTCTTCGCGTCGCCTGCTAGAAGCCGCCGAGTCCAGCGGAAACCTCGACCTGCTCCACCAAGAAACCTTTGGCTTACATTACGCCAAAACACTCAACCTTTGGAGACGCCGATTCCTCTCACAGTGGGGAAACATCGAGCAGCAAGGGTTCGACGAAGCCTTCAAGCGCAAGTGGGAGTTCTACTTCGCCTACTGCGAGGCGGGCTTCCTTCAACGCCACATTAACGTCATGCAAATGGTCTTCGGTCGTCCAGACGAGCCGGCCTACAATTTCGAAGAGCGATCCCACTCTCAATCCAATGCAGGGTTTGAGAAGGGTCTCAGCGTCGCGTCATGAATATCTACATACAACTAGCTACCGGCCTCGCAATGGTGTCCATCGCGATGCTCCTCACTTTCAAATATTGTTGGAAAAGAGAGAACTTCGGCTACGTGGATGTCGTGTGGTCCTACTCAGTAGGAGCCTTGGCCATTCTCTATTTCGTGGCCAACTACGAAAACGCGATTTCCCGCAGCCTCCTCGCCTTAGCTTTGACGCTCACTTGGTCCGTGCGTCTGGGCACTCACCTGCTCGTCAGAGTATCAAACGAAGAGGAGGATGGACGATATCAAGAGATCCGAGAAGCCTGGAAAGACGATCTGAAGCGTCGCACT
It encodes the following:
- a CDS encoding non-ribosomal peptide synthetase, which encodes MDKSHTSDRIADLTPSQREALLVILKKKHPIGPHRLTAFVTQKNSSDHPSSKELQKILSSHLPQYMVPKDYHVLEKLPLTSNGKVDRKALAESAKKDPRTKTVVDTKSSQESNPLKSIWEKAFGKKIEDDDDFFELGGDSIMAMQIVSHARSAGIELRVTDLFRHSRFNSLSETLNLSSAQQEKAEQPTAIVSIFRDVLGVPDFQADDDFFEAGGDSITAISLISKLRERGFSFSVSSLFKHPSPNKLKASISAGNQAQVAIPVGIEATLSNSETSHLPLTPIQEWFLDQDLDSPDHWNQSVLLKIDKQRTEETIRNAVQSLLARHASLRLALCEDKKHQSIRTYSVTNDIVETVDARGLEKNVLDKLIQTTADKLHPQLSLSEGPLLRGAIFQTDRETLLLLAVHHWSVDAVSWTRLLSDLESQLSNPSTPSELNAVGDSELKEVLSNIPNRANRALAAEAEFWTRQDYAKCPKLHSGISLKNREADTASLSFRLGKRETKAVQNFASKHYSSVQSALLAAVSKSLVGFIGSPNVLIGVEGHGRDLEDPNTSSVVSWMTSYFPLVLDLSHSEGIQDCLNDVQFQLDRIPAKGENFGLIRTRLNTREGGSRIPEPEITFNYLGRQSETKGNGTLEIVGQNIGENRDPQNRRTAQFEINAAIRDDELEVNWSFNPMLHPNKSMDALLVEVRSHFLSLSSMGEYRESGEELRYEISDIQQSLLLHRLGNPRDDQGELNLSGEFVGSPNSLDLEQAWKTVFSTHPALRSRLSETKGQRPVQIIGPTSQAEITPLDLTDLEQSDQQQELSRTKEDFFSQSLDLEHGPTQRLLLVNTAKDRHHFFWKCHHLFIDGWSSSIILQEVLRLANGAEISKTEEANEAFSEYQRWISSRSKASASAFWKDYLSNCSPCNIGTTTTAGNRSLQKIDVGAEQLQAIKSTAKEFRSTPSAILTAAWALTLSALSNSSSVVFGYTISGRDIEISNPQAVVANLASTVPIRIDVDPRENLQFWVQSVLKNQEMVSRFAYLSSARILGSLENVSLNLFDTTLTIANYPWVEESGKVRLENFKGDSTSLSPLSLSIELADILKLNFDFDTGAFSKSEVEHIRLTFQEAVDKLITLRRRSVSLYLPQVSSEFLSETQPGTSATPASKSIKNPPAIGSSGKADSLNPTARVASIFESILDVRSCHGTDDFFELGGTSLQAVRLFRKIEDEFGKRLAPSVLFTNSTVTAIASLLGADAPQLPSLKNLVTIRKGGDSVPLFLIHAGGLQVLFYRELANKLDANRTIYGLQSIGRDGSEPPCKSIQEIATRHLSEVEAVYSNGPYILVGHCFGAAVAIEMAKQLEAKGKQVPLIVSIDGESPHLIGDEVNEEDNIPRYQNSFENYPRLLRAPRRMVRNARRLIRRLRESSRRYLSDSYRQNAELTELMESSVKIAFRNHRTSPYRGPVLAFRCNDSDIYANHGKADWQRVAPNSEMIQVECKHAEILKAPHAAILADSINEKLKSF
- a CDS encoding KamA family radical SAM protein, with the protein product MPYTEDRTHWQSGQGLWEHVPESDWNNWTWQLKNRITSLEQLEKYMELTPEERAGCEHANTKLAMAITPYFFNLIDRDDPNCPIRKQVIPREGEMTVGAEEMLDPVGEDGHSPVPGLVHRYPDRVLFLVTDRCAAYCRYCTRSRLVSNAQDYNFHPEFEAGLKYIEEHPEVRDVLLSGGDPLLMSDKKIDYLLGRLRAIEHVEFIRIGSRIPVFLPQRITPELCEIFKKHGPIWMSIHTNHPRECTQTLKDACERLSFAGVPLGNQSVLLKDVNDDADIMKALVHRLVRMRVRPYYIYQCDLITGSAHLRANVCKGIEIMKQLRGHTTGYSVPQFVIDAPGGGGKVPINPQYITKIDDEAIHFKNFEGKLYRYPLNTYGPLDSDDDDDCKCDAEEIMF
- the carA gene encoding glutamine-hydrolyzing carbamoyl-phosphate synthase small subunit — encoded protein: MNDSQTGVLALEDGSVFRGVAFGAKKTVVGEAVFNTSMTGYQEILTDPSYYGQIITMTAPMIGNYGVNEEDIEADKPMCTGFVVRELSPIASNWRSTATLPEYLEKHGIPGLEGIDTRALTKKLRVSGAMKCCISTEDISDEEAVQRAKDWEGIVGADYVKEVTCAATYVYGPKEAGWPYNPTRSTIRKPAREREIFKIAALDLGAKKSIFRELAFHGFEVHVFPATSTVEEIKAINPDGVFLSNGPGDPEPVTYVHETVRGLMNDYPVFGICLGHQIITHAIGAKTYKLKFGHRGGNQPVKNFETDFVAITAHNHGFATSEEGLAECGAEITEVNLNDNTIAGIKLKDKPVFSVQYHPEAGPGPSDANPNFEKFYQLVAQSKKA
- a CDS encoding MerR family transcriptional regulator — translated: MEQNKTDLAQEEGQFEVGAVARMVGLSPNTLRTWERRRFIKAAHRTASGRRRYTQSQVEQIALLRKLTEAGDSIGSIAEMPIEGLRKRVLEFQTRSTEHSANQTKLVRILAVGPKALLWTSILPESFQASSEARETPDIVICELGSDINSCRQDLAVIRHEHPNVPLAVIYDYAPRGAISELSKKGIFLINAPCSAELMAHYIHAAIAGSSHQSAANAQRSDKSPDRLFSEEQLALIARSNPSIKCECPHHISALVASLVSFEKYCQHCEIESPEDAELHTHLGNEIAKARGIVEKALLYLCTKDNIPYSTEPAS
- a CDS encoding NAD(P)/FAD-dependent oxidoreductase translates to MKPQVAVIGSGIAGMASAYYLRDHFDVHLYESADYVGGHTNTKFVASGKGETPIDTGFMVFNDHTYPNLIKLFDELGVSSYPTSMSFGVRNVNTGLEYCSNGGSGFFAQRARILDPRQWSLYSGIKHFFSQAHRLLESDISPEITIGDFAQEYAISDRAMEDFVLPMAGAVWSTPPDKILDFPAKSMLGFMKNHHMLGIGIQYQWKTVKGGSEQYKRKLLNQLHRPPMVGCGVKSIHQSDTGSTVQLSDGTSKAFSHVIVATHADDALKLLSNPTELQGELLSRFGYNQNHTVLHTDESVMPKSRNAWASWNVSHEKRDGETLASTHYWMNNLQDIEPLGNHFVSVDPHQTIDPDKIVWSTHYTHPRFDTAAIEAQPRLKQLNEEGSLSFCGSYFRNGFHEDALWSALNAVELLLKRKEVRSEIAAV
- a CDS encoding DUF1365 family protein, with the protein product MKSRLYDCKVYHSRSKPKKHAFSYRLFMFYIDLDEEQTLEKRFRLVGSRGWAPYQLRVSDHYDAEKPSIKENVIQFLEENGFARNQIGTIGLLTHLRTFGHIFNPVSFYFVKTPEGDPLCSIAEVDNTFNEQKLFLIKERRSDRFQDDQSKLFYVSPFSDLDTVFHFQLQVPNEKLKISINQSDTESRRPYFTSSLSGEQTELSDWKLIAYSLRFPAITLGIVWGIHWHAFLLFLKGLKVRRKASRPELQQDKHIYLKPHNHSIH